The proteins below are encoded in one region of Streptomyces roseirectus:
- the dxs gene encoding 1-deoxy-D-xylulose-5-phosphate synthase encodes MELLERIKSPADLRGLGPLDLDRLAGEIRALLIERVTRNGGHLGPNLGVVELTIALHRVFDSPRDSVVWDTGHQAYVHKLLTGRVADFATLRTRGGMSGYPCRAESEHDLVENSHASTALSYADGLAHARQSRGDPGHVVAVIGDGALTGGMSWEAVNNIAAAPGRPLVVVINDNARSYAPTVGGLARHLAALRTARGYEEFLERAKHTLQGVPAVGDTVYRALHGAKKGLKDFLTPQALYEDLGLKYLGPVDGHDRTAVEAALRRARAFGGSVVVHCITEKGRGYAPAEEDARDRFHAVRAAPVPGQPPAAGQTWTAAFGEELLAQAECRPDVVALTAAMLEPAGLLPLQRALPARVVDVGIAEQHAVTCAAGMAMGGLHPVVCVYATFLNRAFDQVLMDVALHRLPVTFVLDRAGITGDDGASHNGIWDLAALRAVPGLRIAAPRDRATLRRRLDEALGTEDAPTLLRYPKGSLPADLPALERIAGPDDTTSVDVLARTGEDVLLVAVGALGGACVAAARELDDRGIGCTVVDPGWVKPVPRALVELAGRFDVVVTAEDGLRAGGVGEALAAALRDARTVPRELRVLGVPTGFLEHASRAELLDECGLSSGRIAEEAGRAVADAAGRPPLKGAV; translated from the coding sequence TTGGAACTGCTGGAACGCATCAAGAGCCCGGCCGACCTGCGCGGCCTCGGCCCCCTCGACCTCGACCGGCTCGCCGGCGAGATCAGGGCGCTGCTCATCGAACGGGTGACCCGCAACGGCGGTCACCTCGGCCCCAACCTGGGGGTGGTCGAGCTGACCATCGCCCTGCACCGCGTCTTCGACTCCCCGCGCGACAGCGTCGTCTGGGACACCGGCCACCAGGCGTACGTGCACAAGCTCCTCACCGGCCGGGTCGCCGACTTCGCCACGCTGCGCACCCGCGGCGGCATGTCCGGCTACCCCTGCCGGGCCGAGTCCGAGCACGACCTGGTGGAGAACTCTCACGCCTCCACCGCCCTCTCCTACGCCGACGGCCTGGCCCACGCCCGCCAGTCGCGCGGCGACCCGGGCCATGTGGTCGCCGTGATCGGGGACGGCGCGCTCACCGGCGGCATGTCCTGGGAGGCCGTCAACAACATCGCGGCGGCGCCCGGCCGGCCGCTGGTCGTCGTCATCAACGACAACGCCCGCTCCTACGCCCCGACCGTCGGCGGCCTCGCCCGGCACCTGGCGGCGCTGCGGACGGCGCGCGGGTACGAGGAGTTCCTGGAGCGCGCCAAGCACACCCTCCAGGGGGTGCCCGCCGTGGGCGACACGGTGTACCGGGCGCTGCACGGGGCGAAGAAGGGCCTCAAGGACTTCCTCACCCCGCAGGCGCTCTACGAGGACCTGGGCCTGAAGTACCTCGGGCCCGTCGACGGCCACGACCGGACGGCCGTCGAGGCGGCGCTGCGCCGCGCCCGCGCCTTCGGCGGCTCGGTGGTGGTCCACTGCATCACCGAGAAGGGCCGCGGCTACGCGCCCGCCGAGGAGGACGCCCGCGACCGCTTCCACGCGGTACGCGCCGCCCCGGTCCCCGGGCAGCCGCCGGCCGCCGGGCAGACCTGGACGGCGGCCTTCGGCGAGGAACTGCTCGCCCAGGCCGAATGCCGCCCCGACGTCGTGGCGCTGACCGCCGCGATGCTGGAGCCCGCCGGCCTGCTGCCCCTGCAACGGGCCCTGCCCGCGCGGGTGGTGGACGTCGGCATCGCCGAGCAGCACGCGGTGACCTGCGCGGCGGGCATGGCGATGGGGGGTCTGCACCCGGTGGTGTGCGTCTACGCGACCTTCCTGAACCGGGCGTTCGACCAGGTCCTCATGGACGTGGCGCTGCACCGGCTGCCGGTGACGTTCGTCCTCGACCGGGCCGGGATCACCGGCGACGACGGGGCGTCGCACAACGGGATCTGGGACCTGGCCGCCCTCCGGGCCGTGCCGGGCCTGCGGATCGCCGCCCCCCGCGACCGGGCCACGCTGCGCCGCCGGCTCGACGAGGCGCTGGGCACCGAGGACGCCCCGACCCTGCTGCGCTACCCCAAGGGCTCCCTGCCGGCCGACCTGCCCGCGCTGGAGCGGATCGCCGGGCCGGACGACACCACGTCCGTCGACGTGCTGGCCCGCACCGGCGAGGACGTCCTGCTCGTCGCGGTCGGCGCGCTCGGCGGCGCCTGCGTGGCGGCGGCCCGGGAACTCGACGACCGGGGCATCGGCTGCACGGTGGTCGACCCCGGCTGGGTGAAGCCCGTCCCCCGGGCGCTGGTGGAGCTGGCGGGCCGGTTCGACGTCGTGGTCACGGCCGAGGACGGCCTGCGCGCCGGCGGCGTCGGCGAGGCCCTGGCGGCGGCGCTGCGGGACGCCCGCACCGTCCCGCGTGAACTGCGCGTGCTGGGGGTGCCCACCGGGTTCCTGGAGCACGCCTCCCGTGCCGAACTCCTCGACGAGTGCGGTCTGTCGAGCGGCCGGATCGCCGAAGAGGCCGGCCGGGCGGTGGCCGACGCCGCCGGCCGGCCCCCACTGAAGGGAGCGGTGTGA
- the ispG gene encoding flavodoxin-dependent (E)-4-hydroxy-3-methylbut-2-enyl-diphosphate synthase, with translation MTASVALGMPAVPARLAPRRPSRQIRVGSVAVGGDAPVSVQSMTTTLTADVDATLQQIAQLTASGCQIVRVACPSQDDADALPRIARKSQIPVIADIHFQPKYVFAAIDAGCAAVRVNPGNIKRFDDKVKEIARAAADAGVPIRIGVNAGSLDQRLLKKYGRATPEALVESALWECSLFEEHGFTDLKLSVKHNDPVVMVDAYRQLAARCDYPLHLGVTEAGPAFQGTVKSAVAFGALLAEGIGDTIRVSLSAPPVEEVKVGIQILESLNLRQRRLEIVSCPSCGRAQVDVYKLADQVLAGLDGMEVPLRVAVMGCVVNGPGEAREADLGVASGNGKGQIFVKGEVVKTVPESKIVETLIEEAMKIAERMRADGTPSGEPDVTVL, from the coding sequence ATGACCGCGTCCGTCGCCCTCGGCATGCCCGCCGTGCCCGCCCGGCTCGCCCCGCGCCGCCCGTCGCGGCAGATCAGGGTGGGCTCCGTGGCGGTCGGCGGGGACGCCCCGGTGTCCGTGCAGTCCATGACCACGACCCTCACCGCCGACGTGGACGCCACGCTCCAGCAGATCGCGCAGCTCACCGCGTCCGGCTGCCAGATCGTCCGCGTCGCCTGCCCCTCCCAGGACGACGCCGACGCGCTGCCCCGGATCGCGCGGAAGTCGCAGATACCGGTGATCGCCGACATCCACTTCCAGCCCAAGTACGTGTTCGCCGCGATCGACGCCGGGTGCGCGGCCGTGCGGGTCAACCCCGGGAACATCAAACGTTTCGACGACAAGGTCAAGGAGATCGCCCGGGCCGCCGCCGACGCGGGTGTGCCCATCCGGATCGGCGTCAACGCGGGCTCCCTCGACCAGCGGCTCCTCAAGAAGTACGGCAGGGCGACGCCGGAGGCGCTGGTGGAGTCGGCGCTGTGGGAGTGCTCGCTGTTCGAGGAGCACGGCTTCACGGACCTCAAGCTCTCGGTGAAGCACAACGACCCCGTCGTCATGGTCGACGCGTACCGGCAGCTCGCCGCGCGGTGCGACTACCCGCTCCACCTCGGGGTCACCGAGGCCGGGCCCGCCTTCCAGGGCACGGTGAAGTCGGCGGTCGCCTTCGGGGCGCTGCTCGCCGAGGGCATCGGCGACACGATCCGGGTCTCGCTGTCGGCGCCGCCGGTCGAGGAGGTGAAGGTCGGCATCCAGATCCTGGAGTCGCTGAACCTGCGGCAACGACGCCTGGAGATCGTGTCGTGCCCGTCCTGCGGGCGCGCGCAGGTCGACGTCTACAAGCTCGCCGACCAGGTCCTCGCCGGGCTCGACGGCATGGAGGTGCCGTTGCGGGTGGCCGTCATGGGGTGCGTCGTCAACGGGCCCGGGGAGGCGCGTGAGGCCGATCTCGGGGTCGCTTCCGGCAACGGCAAGGGCCAGATCTTCGTCAAGGGCGAGGTCGTCAAGACCGTCCCCGAGTCGAAGATCGTCGAGACGCTGATCGAGGAGGCCATGAAGATCGCCGAGCGGATGCGGGCCGACGGCACCCCGTCCGGGGAACCGGACGTCACGGTCCTGTGA
- a CDS encoding alpha/beta hydrolase produces the protein MSTVSFDVTPPQAPGTTWRLGAELFLPAGDPPDTVQLLLPGLTYDRRYWTAPGALDYTRYAVGEGCAVLALDRPGTGTSERPPAEQVTVDSNVEAVHQVVTALRRGAPGVPAFRHVVAVGHSLGSGIALIEAARHGDLDALVVTGLLHAVGPLYPEAAPALYPAAEDALLGPAGPPENYLTTRPGRRAALYEHAAGMDPALSAYHEDTKSTVTAGEGFTLDAIYQPEVAAAVRVPVLLVAGREDRLFGGGEVSTGDAASVVAHERKFYTGTADLEAFVVPDAAHSLNVHRSAPSWYAAAHEWLARRGPAHE, from the coding sequence ATGAGCACGGTCAGCTTCGACGTGACCCCTCCGCAGGCCCCCGGCACCACCTGGCGGCTCGGTGCGGAACTGTTCCTCCCGGCCGGTGACCCGCCCGACACGGTGCAGCTCCTGCTGCCGGGGCTCACCTACGACCGCCGCTACTGGACCGCCCCCGGGGCCCTCGACTACACCCGGTACGCGGTCGGCGAGGGCTGTGCCGTCCTCGCGCTCGACCGCCCCGGCACCGGCACGAGCGAGCGTCCGCCCGCCGAACAGGTGACGGTGGACAGCAACGTCGAGGCCGTGCACCAGGTGGTGACCGCCCTGCGCCGGGGCGCGCCCGGCGTGCCCGCCTTCCGGCACGTGGTCGCCGTCGGCCACTCCCTCGGCTCCGGCATCGCCCTGATCGAGGCGGCCCGGCACGGCGATCTGGACGCCCTCGTCGTCACCGGGCTGCTGCACGCCGTCGGCCCGCTCTACCCGGAGGCGGCGCCGGCGCTGTACCCGGCCGCCGAGGACGCGCTGCTCGGGCCGGCCGGCCCGCCGGAGAACTACCTGACCACCCGTCCCGGCCGGCGCGCCGCCCTGTACGAGCACGCGGCCGGCATGGACCCGGCGCTGTCCGCCTACCACGAGGACACCAAGTCGACGGTGACCGCGGGCGAGGGCTTCACCCTGGACGCCATCTACCAGCCGGAGGTGGCCGCCGCGGTGCGGGTGCCCGTGCTGCTCGTGGCCGGCCGGGAGGACCGGCTCTTCGGCGGCGGCGAGGTCTCCACCGGGGACGCCGCGTCCGTCGTCGCCCACGAACGGAAGTTCTACACCGGCACCGCCGACCTGGAGGCGTTCGTCGTCCCCGACGCCGCCCACTCCCTCAACGTCCACCGCAGCGCCCCGAGTTGGTACGCCGCCGCCCATGAGTGGCTTGCCCGGCGGGGGCCGGCCCATGAGTGA
- a CDS encoding NAD(P)/FAD-dependent oxidoreductase — protein sequence MSETTGSRAGSHAVVLGGSLAGLCAAAALAPHVDRVTLVERDRYPDEPRWRRGVPQARHTHNLLGAGQRSLETLLPGLLGDLRDLGMVEVRMPRDMLLLVAGGWVDRFDSRHVVLSGSRDLLDWAVRGRLRRLPGVEIREETEAVGLVAGPGDSVRGVLLRGRDSGARTGWGEPYEWEADLVVDATGRGSRAPAWLQSLGHQAPEETVVDAGCAYATCVFEPPPGHSADWKCVLLQSTPEEPRSGILNPIENGRWMVSVAGLGGERPPLDHAGFVDFAKHLRSTALYDAIRDAKPLGEVYGSGRTENRRRHYERLTRWPDRFLVLGDAVGAFNPAYGQGISVAGMSALVLRRALERAGTRAGGRIPAGFTGPLRKRIARCVDAAWMLSGNADLAYPGASDGPLPLAARLGKRYTDRLLKVATTDRAVATALFDMTHLLAPPQVVLRPRVLASVLRGPRNPTTPPSTFRERP from the coding sequence ATGAGTGAGACGACGGGTTCGCGCGCCGGCAGTCACGCCGTGGTGCTGGGCGGCAGCCTCGCCGGGCTGTGCGCGGCGGCGGCGCTGGCCCCGCACGTGGACCGGGTCACGCTCGTGGAGCGCGACCGCTACCCCGACGAGCCGCGCTGGCGGCGTGGTGTGCCGCAGGCCCGCCACACCCACAACCTGCTGGGCGCGGGCCAGCGCTCCCTCGAAACGCTCCTGCCGGGCCTGCTCGGCGACCTGCGCGACCTCGGCATGGTCGAGGTCCGGATGCCGCGGGACATGCTGCTCCTCGTGGCGGGCGGCTGGGTGGACCGCTTCGACAGCCGGCACGTCGTCCTGTCCGGCTCGCGCGACCTGCTCGACTGGGCGGTCCGCGGCCGGCTGCGGCGGCTGCCCGGCGTGGAGATCCGCGAGGAGACGGAGGCGGTCGGGCTCGTCGCGGGGCCGGGCGACTCGGTCCGCGGTGTGCTGCTGCGCGGCCGTGACTCCGGCGCGCGCACCGGGTGGGGCGAGCCGTACGAGTGGGAGGCCGACCTCGTCGTGGACGCGACCGGACGCGGCTCCCGCGCCCCGGCCTGGCTCCAGAGCCTCGGCCACCAGGCGCCCGAGGAGACCGTGGTGGACGCCGGCTGCGCCTACGCCACCTGCGTCTTCGAACCCCCGCCGGGGCACAGCGCCGACTGGAAGTGCGTCCTGCTCCAGTCGACGCCCGAGGAGCCCCGCTCCGGCATCCTCAACCCCATCGAGAACGGCCGCTGGATGGTCTCCGTGGCCGGCCTCGGCGGCGAACGGCCGCCCCTCGACCACGCGGGCTTCGTCGACTTCGCCAAACACCTGCGCAGCACCGCCTTGTACGACGCGATCCGCGACGCGAAGCCCCTGGGCGAGGTGTACGGGTCGGGCCGGACGGAGAACCGCAGGCGCCACTACGAGCGGCTGACGCGCTGGCCGGACCGCTTCCTCGTCCTCGGTGACGCCGTCGGCGCCTTCAACCCGGCCTACGGGCAGGGCATCTCCGTCGCGGGCATGAGCGCGCTCGTCCTGCGCCGGGCCCTGGAACGGGCCGGGACCCGCGCCGGCGGCCGGATCCCGGCGGGCTTCACCGGCCCGCTGCGCAAGCGGATCGCCCGCTGCGTGGACGCCGCGTGGATGCTGTCGGGCAACGCCGACCTCGCGTACCCGGGGGCCTCGGACGGCCCGCTGCCGCTCGCCGCGCGGCTCGGCAAGCGCTACACCGACCGGCTGCTGAAGGTGGCGACCACGGACCGGGCCGTGGCGACGGCCCTGTTCGACATGACCCATCTGCTGGCCCCGCCCCAGGTCGTGCTCCGGCCCCGGGTGCTGGCCTCGGTGCTGCGCGGCCCGAGGAACCCGACCACCCCGCCCTCCACTTTCAGGGAGCGCCCATGA
- a CDS encoding class I SAM-dependent methyltransferase, with protein sequence MTTESQRMVDVYRKRAKRYDVTSNRLYLIGQRTMAYKHLALEQLALRPGDTVVDAGCGTGHNLPLLAEAVGPTGRVIGVDLTDAMLEQAEDRVRRAGLSQVSLVQADLTTYQYPEHVRGIIACFSLTLIGEYAKVVERGYEALDPGGRWVVLDYRLPRWWPQRLIPALGPMIAPFGGDVSMVQRHPWEPVQEGAARHRTLTRYGGWVYVTVGEAPER encoded by the coding sequence ATGACCACCGAGTCCCAGCGCATGGTGGACGTCTACCGCAAGCGGGCCAAGCGGTACGACGTCACCTCCAACCGTCTCTACCTCATCGGCCAGCGCACGATGGCCTACAAGCACCTGGCCCTGGAACAGCTCGCCCTGCGGCCCGGTGACACGGTCGTCGACGCCGGCTGCGGCACCGGCCACAACCTTCCGCTGCTCGCCGAGGCGGTGGGGCCGACCGGCCGGGTGATCGGTGTCGACCTCACCGACGCCATGCTCGAACAGGCGGAGGACCGGGTGCGGCGGGCCGGGCTCTCCCAGGTCTCCCTGGTGCAGGCCGATCTGACGACGTACCAGTACCCGGAGCATGTGCGCGGGATCATCGCCTGCTTCTCGCTGACCCTCATCGGTGAGTACGCGAAGGTCGTCGAGCGCGGCTATGAGGCGCTGGATCCCGGCGGGCGGTGGGTGGTGCTGGACTACCGGCTGCCGCGCTGGTGGCCGCAGCGGCTGATCCCCGCGCTGGGTCCGATGATCGCCCCGTTCGGCGGTGACGTCAGCATGGTCCAGCGGCATCCGTGGGAGCCGGTCCAGGAGGGTGCCGCCCGGCATCGGACGCTGACCCGGTACGGGGGGTGGGTGTACGTCACGGTGGGGGAGGCACCGGAGCGGTAG
- a CDS encoding SWIM zinc finger family protein, with translation MGLFGKSDAGPSGKSDTGLFGKSDAGPFGKLDAGSPGVPSAGSSGKPAGSVTGPRPADGAREALRAARAKMREESEAAAQGGRKPARRAAAPGDPVAGARARELKSWLAGAFQMPPADEEGEPGESGEPERAPGASGDGYDASDAGEPASDEGAARVADGPFADKTDKAGNADETRTADETEAAGATARPRTTSATPLAAPVQDAASPAPTPISDLLADWTQPSGSPQPSGSPQVPGSPQTPGSLQLSGSLQLSGSLQLSGSPQPSGSPQPSGTPQPPGTPQPPRTTQPSAPSHPPYIPRTMAAPSRDGDLRRTFPALPSQSAPFTRTWWGEAWVSALEGGALDAGRLLRGKGYAESGRVDAITVTPGSVLAYVQGSRPRPYRVQIRLRTWEEADWERLLAAAVERPERIAALLDKEVPPALAAESGAPLLPVAGELEPQCSCPDRGHPCKHAAALCYQTARLLDADPFVLLLLRGRGERDLLDTLARRSAAHAARTARDHESADLPGVRATEAMARRDRLPAPPAPLPAPKHPEQPPAYPSVPDGPDAFALDQLATDAAARAHALLTTGEDAVGGLTLWQDAVRLAAARPGSGLTAATRALYSSLAAATGRTPGDLARAVAAWRQGGLDGLAVLEEPWNPPAGRFDRARPLLLATGHPAFRPWRNHLTHPAGHLQLRYGQDGLWYPYESEPGDENWWPRGEPAYDPIDALTSAAPADPTAPVPPPP, from the coding sequence GTGGGTCTCTTCGGCAAGTCCGACGCGGGTCCCTCCGGAAAGTCCGACACGGGTCTCTTCGGCAAGTCCGACGCGGGCCCCTTCGGGAAGCTCGACGCGGGCTCCCCGGGCGTGCCCTCCGCCGGATCTTCCGGGAAGCCGGCCGGCTCCGTCACCGGCCCCCGGCCGGCCGACGGTGCCCGGGAGGCGCTTCGGGCGGCGCGGGCCAAGATGCGGGAGGAGAGCGAGGCCGCTGCTCAGGGTGGGCGGAAGCCCGCGCGGCGCGCGGCGGCGCCGGGGGACCCGGTCGCGGGGGCGCGGGCGCGTGAGCTGAAGTCCTGGCTGGCAGGGGCGTTCCAGATGCCTCCGGCGGACGAGGAGGGGGAGCCGGGGGAGAGCGGGGAGCCCGAGCGGGCACCGGGGGCGTCGGGCGACGGATACGACGCGTCGGACGCCGGCGAGCCCGCGTCCGACGAGGGGGCCGCGCGCGTTGCGGACGGTCCCTTCGCCGACAAGACCGACAAGGCCGGCAACGCCGACGAGACTCGGACGGCCGACGAGACCGAGGCGGCCGGCGCCACGGCCCGGCCCCGGACCACCTCCGCGACGCCGCTCGCCGCCCCCGTCCAGGACGCCGCGAGCCCGGCCCCCACCCCGATCTCGGACCTGCTCGCGGACTGGACCCAGCCCTCGGGGAGCCCTCAGCCCTCGGGGAGCCCCCAGGTCCCCGGGAGCCCCCAGACCCCGGGGAGCCTCCAGCTCTCGGGGAGCCTCCAGCTCTCGGGGAGCCTCCAGCTCTCGGGGAGCCCTCAGCCCTCGGGGAGCCCCCAGCCCTCCGGAACCCCTCAGCCCCCAGGAACCCCCCAGCCCCCACGAACCACTCAACCCTCCGCCCCCTCCCACCCCCCATACATCCCCCGAACCATGGCCGCCCCCTCCCGGGACGGTGACCTCCGGCGTACCTTCCCCGCGCTCCCCTCCCAGTCGGCCCCCTTCACGAGGACCTGGTGGGGTGAGGCGTGGGTGTCGGCGTTGGAGGGGGGCGCGCTGGACGCGGGGCGGCTGCTGAGGGGGAAGGGGTATGCGGAGAGCGGCAGGGTGGACGCGATCACGGTGACGCCGGGATCGGTGCTGGCGTACGTGCAGGGGAGCCGCCCGAGGCCTTACCGGGTGCAGATCAGGCTGCGGACATGGGAGGAGGCCGACTGGGAGCGGCTGCTGGCCGCCGCGGTGGAACGGCCGGAGCGGATCGCCGCGCTGCTGGACAAGGAGGTCCCGCCGGCGCTGGCGGCGGAGTCCGGTGCGCCACTGCTGCCGGTGGCCGGCGAGCTGGAGCCGCAGTGCAGCTGCCCGGACCGGGGCCACCCCTGCAAGCACGCGGCGGCACTCTGCTACCAGACCGCGCGCCTGCTGGACGCCGACCCGTTCGTCCTGCTCCTGCTGCGCGGCCGGGGCGAACGCGACCTGCTGGACACGCTGGCCCGCCGCAGCGCCGCGCACGCGGCCCGCACCGCGCGGGACCACGAGAGCGCGGACCTGCCGGGCGTCCGGGCCACCGAGGCGATGGCGCGCCGGGACCGGCTCCCGGCCCCGCCCGCCCCCCTGCCCGCCCCGAAGCACCCCGAGCAGCCCCCGGCGTACCCGTCCGTCCCCGACGGCCCGGACGCCTTCGCGCTGGACCAGCTCGCCACCGACGCCGCCGCCCGCGCGCACGCCCTCCTCACCACCGGCGAGGACGCGGTCGGCGGGCTGACACTCTGGCAGGACGCCGTCCGGCTGGCCGCCGCCCGCCCCGGCTCCGGCCTCACCGCGGCGACCCGCGCCCTGTACTCGTCCCTCGCCGCCGCCACCGGCCGCACCCCGGGCGACCTGGCCCGCGCGGTCGCGGCCTGGCGGCAGGGCGGCCTCGACGGGCTCGCCGTACTGGAGGAGCCCTGGAACCCGCCCGCAGGCCGTTTCGACCGCGCCCGCCCCCTCCTCCTCGCCACCGGCCACCCCGCCTTCCGCCCCTGGCGCAACCACCTCACCCACCCGGCCGGCCACCTCCAACTCCGGTACGGCCAGGACGGCTTGTGGTACCCGTACGAGTCGGAACCGGGCGACGAGAACTGGTGGCCCCGGGGCGAGCCCGCCTACGACCCGATCGACGCCCTCACCAGCGCGGCGCCGGCGGACCCTACCGCTCCGGTGCCTCCCCCACCGTGA